One Bacillus spongiae DNA window includes the following coding sequences:
- a CDS encoding uroporphyrinogen-III synthase yields MTSSLPLSGRDILITRSVEQSVSFAQYIEKQGGIAHAVPLLAFRSNRDRKEKVTMDHIFQYDWMIFTSKNAVDYFQQTLSHYSLSLSNLQAKVGAVGSKTASYLQSKGIKVDFCPQNFTAEDFAYEFVQRNMKPNKVLIPKGSLAGQSIQTIFHAHHICCDELIVYCTYTPENSLDELQHLLTSKKIDAITFTSSSAVRFFMKALQKRGLSIPETVYACIGPKTKATAESLGLVVQISPNIYTIEEMMKALVNYYQHT; encoded by the coding sequence ATGACTTCCTCTTTACCCTTAAGTGGTAGAGACATTTTGATTACAAGAAGTGTTGAGCAATCTGTTTCCTTCGCCCAATATATTGAAAAGCAAGGGGGGATTGCACATGCAGTCCCCCTACTTGCTTTTCGTTCGAATAGAGATAGAAAAGAAAAAGTGACGATGGACCACATATTCCAATATGACTGGATGATTTTCACAAGTAAGAATGCTGTTGATTATTTTCAACAAACGCTTAGCCATTATTCTCTTTCTTTATCTAATTTACAAGCGAAAGTAGGTGCTGTTGGTAGCAAAACAGCAAGCTACTTACAGAGCAAGGGGATAAAGGTCGATTTTTGCCCGCAAAATTTTACAGCAGAAGATTTTGCCTATGAATTTGTACAACGTAATATGAAGCCAAATAAAGTATTAATTCCAAAAGGGTCTTTAGCAGGTCAAAGTATTCAAACCATTTTTCATGCACATCACATTTGTTGTGATGAGTTAATTGTGTATTGTACGTATACACCTGAGAATTCATTAGATGAGCTTCAGCATTTATTAACAAGCAAGAAGATTGATGCGATAACGTTTACAAGCTCTTCCGCCGTTCGTTTTTTTATGAAGGCACTCCAAAAACGTGGCTTAAGTATCCCAGAAACAGTTTACGCATGTATTGGTCCAAAGACAAAAGCGACAGCTGAAAGCTTAGGCTTAGTTGTGCAAATTTCTCCAAACATCTATACAATAGAAGAGATGATGAAAGCACTCGTAAATTATTATCAACATACATAG
- the hemB gene encoding porphobilinogen synthase, producing MDNLQFRRHRRLRKSNNMRALVRETFLRTEDLIYPLFVVEGNHVKNEVPSMPGVYQISLDYLEAEMKEIVSLGIKSVIVFGVPAEKDEVGTQAYHDHGIVQEAIRAIKKQFSELIVVADTCLCQYTSHGHCGIIEEGQILNDPTLNLLAQTAISQARAGADIIAPSNMMDGFVAAIRKGLDEAGFEDIPIMSYAVKYASSYYGPFRDAAHSSPQFGDRKTYQMDPSNRLEALREAQSDVEEGADFLIVKPALSYLDIIRDVKNEFNTPIVAYNVSGEYSMIKAAALNGWVDEKSLVLEKLTSMKRAGADLIITYAAKDAARWLREE from the coding sequence ATGGATAACCTACAATTCCGTCGACATCGACGTTTACGAAAAAGTAATAATATGAGGGCGTTAGTGAGAGAAACTTTCTTAAGAACAGAAGATCTCATTTATCCTCTTTTTGTAGTAGAGGGGAACCATGTGAAAAATGAAGTTCCTTCCATGCCCGGAGTTTATCAAATTTCGCTAGATTATTTAGAAGCAGAGATGAAAGAAATCGTTTCATTAGGCATTAAATCGGTCATCGTTTTCGGGGTTCCTGCTGAGAAGGATGAAGTTGGTACTCAAGCGTATCATGACCATGGAATTGTTCAAGAGGCGATTCGCGCAATAAAAAAACAATTTTCTGAACTTATTGTGGTAGCAGATACATGCCTATGTCAATACACTTCTCACGGTCATTGTGGAATTATAGAAGAGGGTCAAATACTAAATGACCCAACCTTAAATCTCCTAGCGCAAACAGCGATTAGTCAGGCAAGGGCCGGTGCAGATATTATTGCACCAAGTAATATGATGGATGGTTTTGTTGCGGCCATTCGTAAAGGATTAGATGAAGCTGGTTTTGAAGATATTCCTATTATGTCTTATGCAGTTAAGTATGCTTCAAGTTACTATGGTCCTTTCCGAGATGCAGCCCATAGCTCTCCTCAATTTGGTGATCGAAAAACGTATCAGATGGATCCATCTAACCGACTGGAAGCATTAAGAGAAGCGCAATCTGATGTGGAGGAGGGTGCAGATTTTCTAATCGTAAAGCCAGCACTATCATATCTAGATATTATTCGAGATGTAAAAAATGAATTTAATACACCAATCGTTGCTTATAATGTAAGCGGTGAATATTCGATGATAAAAGCAGCTGCACTAAATGGCTGGGTGGATGAAAAATCTCTCGTTTTAGAGAAGCTAACCAGTATGAAAAGGGCTGGTGCTGACCTTATTATTACTTATGCAGCAAAGGATGCAGCAAGATGGTTACGAGAAGAATGA
- the hemL gene encoding glutamate-1-semialdehyde 2,1-aminomutase has product MRQYSNSKEAFKEAIGLMPGGVNSPVRAFKSVEMDPIFMERGKGSKIYDIDGNEYIDYVLSWGPLILGHTNERVVNGLKKVAESGTSFGAPTVVENKLAQLVIERVPSIEVVRMVSSGTEATMSALRLARGYTGRNKIIKFEGCYHGHGDSLLIKAGSGVATLGLPDSPGVPEGVASNTITVPYNDLESIKYAFEQFGEDIAGVIVEPVAGNMGVVPPKPGFLQGLRELTTKNGALLIFDEVMTGFRVDYGCAQGFYGVTPDITCLGKVIGGGLPVGAYGGKAEIMEQIAPSGPIYQAGTLSGNPLAMTAGYETLIQLTPDSYKEFTRKADLLEKGLHDAADKYEIPHTINRAGSMIGIFFTNNEVDNYEKAKTSDLELFAKYYREMALNGVFLPPSQFEGLFLSTAHTDDDIAQTINAAEQAFKTIRG; this is encoded by the coding sequence ATGCGTCAATATTCAAATTCAAAAGAAGCTTTTAAAGAAGCGATAGGTTTAATGCCAGGTGGAGTGAATAGTCCGGTTCGAGCATTTAAATCGGTTGAAATGGATCCGATTTTTATGGAACGAGGAAAAGGAAGTAAAATTTATGACATTGATGGCAATGAATATATCGATTATGTGTTGTCTTGGGGTCCACTCATTTTAGGTCACACGAATGAGAGAGTTGTCAATGGACTGAAAAAAGTTGCTGAGAGCGGGACGAGTTTTGGTGCTCCTACAGTAGTTGAAAATAAATTAGCCCAACTTGTGATTGAAAGAGTGCCCTCAATTGAGGTTGTACGAATGGTATCCTCTGGAACAGAGGCAACGATGAGTGCTTTGCGTCTAGCAAGAGGTTACACTGGAAGAAATAAAATTATTAAATTTGAAGGGTGCTATCATGGTCATGGTGATTCCCTATTAATTAAAGCAGGATCAGGGGTGGCGACCTTAGGGTTACCAGATAGTCCAGGGGTACCTGAAGGAGTGGCTTCAAATACTATTACCGTACCTTATAATGATTTAGAAAGCATAAAGTATGCCTTTGAACAGTTTGGTGAGGATATTGCAGGAGTAATCGTCGAACCAGTAGCTGGAAATATGGGGGTTGTACCTCCAAAGCCTGGTTTTTTACAAGGGTTAAGGGAGCTTACAACGAAGAATGGTGCTTTATTAATCTTTGATGAAGTGATGACAGGTTTTCGTGTAGACTATGGCTGTGCTCAAGGTTTCTATGGTGTCACTCCAGACATTACCTGCCTAGGAAAAGTAATTGGTGGAGGTTTACCAGTTGGTGCGTATGGCGGAAAAGCTGAAATTATGGAGCAGATAGCTCCAAGCGGACCAATATACCAAGCGGGTACTTTATCTGGGAATCCGTTAGCGATGACAGCAGGATATGAAACCTTAATTCAATTAACACCGGATTCCTATAAGGAATTTACTCGAAAAGCAGACTTGCTTGAGAAAGGATTGCATGATGCAGCAGATAAATATGAAATTCCTCACACGATAAATCGTGCAGGATCAATGATTGGTATTTTCTTTACTAACAATGAAGTGGACAATTATGAAAAAGCAAAAACGTCTGATTTAGAGCTGTTTGCCAAGTATTATCGTGAAATGGCATTAAACGGTGTCTTTCTACCACCATCTCAATTTGAAGGCTTGTTTTTATCAACTGCTCATACTGATGATGATATTGCTCAAACCATTAATGCTGCAGAACAAGCATTTAAAACGATTCGTGGATAA
- a CDS encoding LysM peptidoglycan-binding domain-containing protein gives MFGIQDKEESSSSSSSHADPIYIEDEESSPSSALMEFEESEEESSVVEQVEKKKKKKDGYESISLTDFFARKDEGPSAKLKVCIVQEGDTLDCLAEKYEISVQQLLRVNSLEITQDVYEGQVLYIPHEPAYK, from the coding sequence GTGTTTGGCATTCAAGATAAGGAGGAATCCTCAAGTTCAAGTAGTTCTCATGCTGATCCAATATATATTGAAGATGAAGAGTCTTCTCCTTCATCGGCCTTAATGGAATTTGAAGAGAGTGAGGAAGAAAGCAGTGTAGTTGAGCAGGTAGAAAAAAAGAAGAAAAAGAAAGATGGATATGAATCAATATCGTTAACAGATTTCTTTGCACGTAAAGATGAAGGGCCTTCCGCTAAACTAAAGGTGTGTATTGTTCAAGAAGGAGATACATTGGATTGTTTGGCTGAGAAATATGAAATAAGTGTACAGCAATTATTGAGGGTAAATAGTCTAGAAATTACACAAGATGTATATGAAGGGCAAGTGTTATATATCCCTCATGAGCCTGCATATAAATAA
- the ysxE gene encoding spore coat protein YsxE: MENNHFKKLSTVLANYGVEPHFVESFGKVFKVYSSKGTFAVKKLSAEKGVDFVRAIQYIYQRGYNRIVPVYPTMDGRYAVWDENELFYLMPWLINEEKENRYEKHQKLFRELARFHHLTSNEQPINVEERTEHYEMMTEKWDKQREFLTEFLDRCEKKVYMSPFELQFCTYYNEISQSIHFARRKLDSWYEQTKENDKVRTVIIHGKLSTEHFLYDERGMGYFSNLEEIRTASPFHDLIPFLSRTLHTYPKMNDECVDWLVTYFQHFPYREEETLLFLGYLAYPSLTMRVLEQYYHREKKNEAKYVKKLQHQYWGLKNTEYIVMKMEEWEQQKKATAVEQEETTSD; the protein is encoded by the coding sequence ATGGAGAATAATCACTTCAAAAAACTTTCAACAGTATTAGCAAATTATGGTGTAGAGCCACATTTTGTGGAATCCTTTGGAAAAGTTTTTAAAGTATATAGTAGTAAAGGAACCTTTGCTGTAAAAAAACTATCAGCAGAAAAGGGTGTTGACTTTGTAAGAGCCATTCAATATATATATCAGCGAGGCTATAATCGAATTGTACCCGTATATCCAACGATGGATGGACGATATGCGGTATGGGACGAAAATGAGCTATTTTATTTGATGCCATGGCTTATCAATGAAGAAAAAGAAAACCGATATGAAAAGCACCAAAAGCTTTTTCGAGAACTAGCTCGCTTTCATCACCTTACATCGAATGAGCAGCCGATTAATGTGGAAGAGCGTACTGAGCATTATGAAATGATGACAGAGAAATGGGATAAGCAGAGAGAATTTTTAACAGAATTTTTAGATCGGTGTGAAAAAAAGGTATATATGTCACCATTCGAACTGCAATTTTGTACGTACTATAATGAGATTTCACAATCTATTCATTTTGCACGAAGAAAATTAGATTCCTGGTACGAGCAAACTAAGGAAAATGACAAGGTCCGTACCGTAATCATTCACGGAAAATTGTCAACGGAACATTTTTTATATGATGAGCGAGGAATGGGCTACTTTAGTAATTTGGAAGAAATTCGCACAGCTTCGCCATTCCATGACTTGATTCCATTTTTGTCCAGAACATTACACACCTACCCGAAAATGAATGATGAGTGCGTGGATTGGTTAGTAACGTATTTTCAACATTTTCCTTATAGAGAAGAAGAAACCTTACTGTTTTTAGGGTACCTCGCCTACCCTTCTCTTACCATGAGGGTATTGGAGCAGTACTATCATCGTGAAAAAAAGAATGAGGCAAAATACGTTAAGAAGCTTCAGCATCAATATTGGGGGTTAAAAAATACGGAGTATATTGTCATGAAGATGGAAGAATGGGAACAACAGAAAAAAGCAACTGCTGTGGAGCAAGAAGAGACCACTTCTGACTAA
- a CDS encoding valine--tRNA ligase → MENQELTMPTKYDPNLVEKGRYQWWLKGKYFEAKGEESKTPYTIVIPPPNVTGKLHLGHAWDTTLQDILTRMKRMQGYDALWLPGMDHAGIATQAKVEEKLREEGKSRYDLGRDKFVAETWKWKDEYAGFIRNQWEKLGLGLDYSRERFTLDEGLSNAVQEVFVTLYNKELIYRGEYIINWDPKTKTALSDIEVIYKDVQGAFYHMKYPLADGSGFIEIATTRPETMLGDTAVAVHPKDERYKDLIGKTVILPITGREIPIVGDDYVDMEFGSGAVKITPAHDPNDFEIGNRHDLERILVMNEDGTMNEKAGKYANMDRFDCRKQIVKDLQEEGVLFKIEEHLHSVGHSERSGAVVEPYLSTQWFVKMQPLAEQAISLQKSEEKVQFVPDRFEKTYMHWIENIRDWCISRQLWWGHRIPAWYHKETGEVHVDHNPPADIENWEQDTDVLDTWFSSALWPFSTMGWPDVSQEDFKRYYPTDVLVTGYDIIPFWVSRMIFQGLEFTGKRPFDDVLIHGLVRAADGQKMSKSLGNGIDPMEIIDQYGADALRYFLATGSSPGQDLRFSIEKVESIWNFANKIWNASRFALMNMNGMKYEDIDLSGEKSVADKWILTRLNETIDNVTKLADKYEFGEVGRVLYNFIWDDFCDWYIEMAKLPLYGEDEVAKKTTRSILAYVLDNTMRLLHPFMPFITEEIWQNLPHEGESITVASWPTVKADLSDEQAASEMKLLVEIIRSVRNIRAEVNTPLSKKINILIKPKDENVLAVLEKNAGYIERFCNPEVLEISSSITAPEKAMSAVVTGAELFLPLAGLINIEEEIARLEKELEKWNKEVARVQGKLNNERFVSKAPKNVVDEEREKEKIYIEKRTTVQARIEELKSE, encoded by the coding sequence ATGGAAAATCAAGAATTGACGATGCCAACAAAGTACGATCCCAATTTGGTTGAAAAAGGACGCTATCAATGGTGGCTAAAAGGGAAATATTTCGAAGCAAAGGGCGAAGAAAGTAAAACACCATATACAATCGTTATTCCCCCACCAAACGTAACTGGAAAACTACATCTTGGTCATGCTTGGGATACGACACTCCAAGATATTTTGACTAGAATGAAACGAATGCAAGGGTATGATGCTTTATGGCTGCCAGGAATGGACCATGCAGGGATTGCCACTCAAGCAAAAGTAGAAGAAAAGCTACGCGAAGAGGGGAAGTCACGTTATGATTTAGGCCGTGATAAGTTTGTTGCAGAAACGTGGAAGTGGAAGGATGAATACGCAGGCTTTATTCGTAATCAATGGGAAAAGCTGGGGTTAGGTCTAGATTATAGTCGAGAGCGTTTTACGCTAGATGAAGGACTTTCCAATGCTGTTCAGGAAGTATTTGTTACGCTATATAACAAAGAGTTAATCTATCGTGGAGAATACATTATTAACTGGGATCCAAAAACGAAAACAGCATTATCGGACATTGAGGTTATTTACAAAGATGTTCAAGGTGCATTTTACCATATGAAATACCCGCTTGCTGATGGATCTGGTTTTATTGAAATTGCAACAACGAGACCTGAGACAATGTTGGGCGATACAGCCGTTGCCGTTCATCCGAAAGATGAGCGCTACAAAGACTTAATTGGCAAAACGGTGATATTACCGATTACAGGAAGAGAAATTCCAATTGTAGGCGACGATTATGTAGATATGGAATTTGGTTCAGGAGCAGTAAAAATTACACCTGCACATGATCCAAATGACTTTGAAATTGGAAATCGCCATGATTTAGAACGCATTCTAGTAATGAATGAAGATGGCACGATGAATGAAAAAGCAGGAAAGTATGCAAACATGGATCGTTTTGACTGTCGTAAGCAAATCGTAAAGGACTTGCAAGAAGAGGGTGTTTTATTCAAAATCGAAGAACATCTTCATTCGGTTGGACACTCTGAGCGAAGTGGTGCTGTTGTAGAACCGTATTTATCAACACAATGGTTTGTTAAAATGCAACCACTTGCAGAACAAGCGATTTCATTGCAGAAATCAGAAGAGAAAGTACAATTTGTTCCAGATCGTTTTGAAAAGACCTACATGCATTGGATTGAAAATATCCGCGACTGGTGTATTTCTCGCCAGCTTTGGTGGGGGCATCGTATTCCTGCTTGGTACCATAAGGAAACGGGGGAAGTTCATGTTGATCATAACCCGCCAGCGGATATTGAAAATTGGGAACAAGATACAGACGTGTTAGATACTTGGTTCTCTTCAGCATTATGGCCATTTTCAACAATGGGTTGGCCTGACGTAAGTCAAGAAGACTTCAAACGTTATTATCCAACAGATGTACTGGTAACGGGCTATGATATTATTCCTTTCTGGGTTTCACGAATGATTTTCCAAGGCTTAGAGTTCACTGGTAAACGTCCATTCGATGATGTTCTAATACACGGATTAGTTCGGGCTGCAGATGGGCAAAAAATGAGTAAATCCCTAGGAAATGGAATTGATCCAATGGAAATCATTGATCAATACGGGGCAGATGCGCTTCGATATTTCCTTGCAACAGGTTCTTCACCAGGGCAAGATTTACGTTTTAGTATAGAAAAGGTTGAATCAATTTGGAATTTTGCTAATAAAATTTGGAATGCTTCACGATTTGCCTTAATGAACATGAATGGCATGAAGTACGAAGATATTGACTTGTCCGGAGAGAAATCTGTAGCGGATAAATGGATCTTAACTCGCTTAAATGAAACGATTGACAATGTGACGAAGCTTGCCGATAAGTATGAATTTGGAGAAGTTGGTCGAGTTCTGTATAACTTCATTTGGGATGATTTCTGTGATTGGTACATTGAAATGGCCAAGCTTCCACTTTACGGTGAAGATGAAGTAGCTAAGAAAACGACTCGAAGTATTTTGGCCTATGTTTTGGATAATACAATGCGTTTGCTACATCCATTTATGCCGTTTATTACCGAGGAAATTTGGCAAAATCTACCTCATGAAGGTGAGTCGATTACGGTTGCTTCTTGGCCAACTGTGAAGGCTGATTTATCTGACGAGCAAGCAGCAAGTGAAATGAAGTTATTGGTAGAAATCATTCGTTCTGTACGTAACATACGCGCAGAAGTAAATACACCTTTAAGTAAAAAAATTAACATATTGATTAAGCCAAAAGATGAAAACGTATTGGCTGTATTAGAAAAAAATGCGGGGTATATTGAGCGCTTCTGTAACCCGGAGGTTCTGGAAATATCCTCTTCAATTACGGCTCCGGAGAAAGCCATGTCAGCAGTAGTGACAGGTGCTGAATTGTTCTTACCGCTCGCCGGCTTAATCAATATTGAAGAGGAAATTGCCCGTTTAGAGAAAGAGTTGGAAAAGTGGAATAAAGAGGTAGCTCGTGTACAAGGGAAACTGAACAACGAACGCTTTGTTAGTAAGGCACCAAAAAATGTTGTAGATGAAGAACGTGAAAAAGAAAAAATATATATCGAAAAGCGTACAACCGTTCAAGCTCGAATCGAAGAACTAAAAAGCGAATAA
- a CDS encoding folylpolyglutamate synthase/dihydrofolate synthase family protein → MKTYNDALDWIHSRLRFGIKTGFERMNALLKKLNYPEREIKAIHIGGTNGKGSTLTYMRSILQEAGYTVGSFTSPYIETFNERISVNGKPINNDEILQLVNVIKPLVDQLEKEEDIIPTEFEIITAMCFYYFAFVKQVDIVLVEVGLGGRLDSTNVVMPELSIITSIGLDHTHILGNTLSEIAKEKAGIIKQRRPVVSAVKQIEAVRVIQETSEKQASPLFMLQKDFFAKHVNSLENGEAFSYRSETLDLKNLIISMHGRHQVENASLAIKGIELLNEKNDWNISSEHIREGLKSAFWPVRMEVVIKKPMVILDGAHNREGVEVLCNTIEEKFSDKEVTILFTALLDKDITSMIDQLKGISDQLLLTTFDFPRAPSSQQLSDFANEYNVKYTENWKDFIVKQQSIMTSSDLLVITGSLYFLSEVREYIVKLLENKNN, encoded by the coding sequence TTGAAAACATATAATGATGCTCTTGATTGGATTCATTCTCGTTTGAGATTTGGCATAAAAACTGGCTTTGAAAGGATGAATGCTTTATTAAAGAAACTTAACTACCCAGAACGTGAGATTAAAGCGATTCATATCGGTGGGACAAATGGAAAAGGGTCCACTCTAACTTATATGAGGTCGATTCTTCAAGAAGCAGGCTATACAGTCGGTTCCTTTACATCACCTTATATTGAAACCTTTAATGAGCGAATCAGTGTAAATGGAAAGCCAATCAATAATGATGAAATTCTCCAGCTTGTGAATGTAATAAAACCACTAGTGGACCAGCTCGAAAAAGAGGAGGACATTATACCGACAGAATTTGAAATCATTACAGCAATGTGTTTTTATTATTTTGCTTTTGTAAAGCAGGTAGATATTGTATTGGTTGAGGTAGGCCTAGGTGGCCGATTAGATTCTACTAACGTGGTAATGCCTGAATTATCTATCATTACATCCATTGGTCTTGATCATACCCATATACTTGGAAATACATTATCGGAAATAGCAAAAGAAAAAGCAGGGATAATTAAACAGCGTCGCCCTGTTGTATCCGCTGTAAAGCAAATCGAAGCAGTAAGAGTGATTCAAGAAACTAGTGAAAAACAAGCTTCCCCTCTTTTTATGTTACAAAAAGATTTTTTTGCAAAACATGTAAACTCGTTAGAGAATGGAGAGGCATTCTCCTATCGTTCAGAAACTCTTGATTTAAAAAATTTAATTATTTCAATGCATGGGAGACACCAAGTTGAAAATGCCTCATTGGCTATTAAAGGAATAGAATTATTAAATGAGAAAAACGATTGGAATATAAGCAGCGAACACATTAGAGAAGGCCTTAAATCTGCTTTTTGGCCTGTTCGGATGGAAGTCGTAATAAAAAAACCGATGGTCATTTTAGATGGTGCTCATAACAGAGAAGGTGTCGAGGTTTTGTGCAATACAATTGAGGAAAAGTTTTCAGATAAAGAAGTGACAATTCTTTTTACAGCGTTATTAGATAAAGACATTACGTCAATGATTGATCAATTAAAGGGGATATCGGATCAACTCTTACTTACAACGTTTGATTTTCCTAGAGCACCATCCAGTCAGCAGCTATCGGATTTTGCAAACGAATACAATGTTAAGTACACGGAAAATTGGAAAGATTTTATAGTCAAACAACAAAGTATAATGACATCAAGTGATTTGTTAGTCATTACAGGATCTTTATACTTTTTGTCAGAGGTAAGAGAATATATCGTTAAACTGTTAGAAAATAAAAATAATTAA
- a CDS encoding sensor domain-containing diguanylate cyclase: MKNYCKEAVKLSVSRKATTIIWLIWLALVPTGIWLTYLYFPPSTLNILDILLFIVLATVVALLPIVISGTPVYMIQTISFAAFLKYGLFFEVILIQFSIIPLMLRLQLKKEDLYRYPLNSTMFFFISIISGLTYYGLGGVTGSVQFSQLILPSCVYIVMGVIVNQFLLYYFHHLIGRKRKFFSEDMVWDSITTITMFPVGLNLYFLNQEIGLISFFLIGFPVASVSFLLSMYRSSEDVNESLQKAVEIGHDLTERLKRNEVLDVFLQRITQIVPVDYSYILNVKENRLELMKRMEKGAFMPNTLPPHHRNEGISGRVWATGRSVIYSKQKEWAVIAEGYMPENVESVMCVPIVRNQKVEGVLLLASEKQKAYEKYHLMIVDILCSYFGVAIQNAGYYEETKRENERCALTKLYNYRYFDGLLNREFKALLAGKHKTLSLIILDLDHFKQINDSFGHESGNEILRELALRLTMIVGSKGTVARYGGEEFVVLLPDVNKSDALIKAEEIRNGIANRPFTIHNSLSLNRNREKVKVTASIGIASAPNDGDDGLSLIRHADRALYIGAKRAGRNRVAEYVK; the protein is encoded by the coding sequence ATGAAGAATTATTGTAAGGAGGCGGTAAAGCTGTCAGTATCAAGAAAGGCAACAACCATCATATGGTTAATATGGTTAGCCCTTGTACCAACCGGCATTTGGTTAACCTATCTTTACTTTCCTCCTTCAACATTAAATATCTTGGATATTTTATTATTTATTGTACTTGCAACGGTGGTTGCACTACTTCCAATCGTTATTAGTGGTACACCGGTTTATATGATTCAAACCATATCTTTTGCAGCCTTTTTAAAATACGGATTGTTTTTTGAAGTTATTTTGATACAATTTTCCATTATTCCATTAATGTTGCGATTGCAGTTGAAAAAAGAAGATTTATATCGCTATCCGTTGAACTCAACAATGTTCTTCTTTATTTCTATCATTAGTGGACTTACCTATTACGGCCTTGGGGGAGTAACAGGCTCTGTACAATTTTCTCAATTGATTTTGCCATCTTGTGTGTATATAGTAATGGGGGTCATCGTAAATCAGTTTTTACTGTATTACTTTCATCATTTAATTGGGAGAAAGAGAAAGTTCTTTAGCGAAGACATGGTATGGGATAGCATTACAACGATAACGATGTTTCCTGTTGGACTAAATTTATATTTTCTAAATCAAGAAATTGGTTTAATTTCCTTTTTCCTTATTGGCTTTCCAGTTGCAAGTGTAAGCTTTTTACTGAGTATGTATAGATCATCAGAGGATGTGAATGAAAGTTTACAAAAAGCAGTAGAAATTGGTCATGATTTAACGGAAAGATTAAAGAGAAATGAAGTATTAGATGTTTTTCTTCAGCGGATTACTCAAATTGTCCCAGTGGATTATAGTTATATCTTAAATGTAAAAGAAAATCGCTTAGAATTAATGAAGAGAATGGAAAAAGGAGCCTTTATGCCAAATACTCTTCCTCCTCATCACCGTAATGAAGGAATTAGTGGTCGAGTTTGGGCAACTGGAAGGTCTGTTATTTACAGTAAGCAAAAAGAATGGGCCGTCATCGCAGAAGGGTATATGCCTGAAAATGTGGAAAGTGTGATGTGTGTTCCAATTGTTCGGAATCAAAAAGTAGAAGGGGTATTGTTACTTGCAAGTGAAAAGCAGAAAGCATACGAGAAATACCACTTAATGATTGTCGATATATTATGTTCCTACTTTGGAGTTGCCATTCAAAATGCTGGTTATTACGAAGAAACAAAACGAGAAAATGAACGCTGTGCTTTAACGAAGCTTTATAATTATCGCTACTTTGATGGATTGTTAAATAGAGAATTTAAAGCATTACTAGCAGGTAAACATAAAACGCTTTCGTTAATTATTTTAGATTTGGATCATTTTAAGCAAATTAATGATTCGTTTGGCCATGAAAGCGGAAATGAAATATTGCGTGAGCTCGCGCTTCGATTGACGATGATTGTTGGGAGCAAAGGAACGGTAGCGCGATATGGTGGAGAAGAGTTTGTTGTGCTATTGCCAGATGTTAATAAGTCGGACGCGCTTATTAAAGCCGAAGAAATTCGTAATGGAATTGCTAATCGTCCATTTACTATACATAACAGTCTAAGTTTAAATAGAAATCGTGAAAAAGTAAAAGTAACGGCGAGTATAGGGATTGCATCTGCTCCAAATGATGGAGATGATGGGCTATCCTTGATTAGGCACGCTGATCGGGCCCTTTATATTGGGGCGAAGCGTGCTGGAAGAAATCGTGTTGCGGAATATGTTAAATGA